A section of the Triticum dicoccoides isolate Atlit2015 ecotype Zavitan chromosome 7A, WEW_v2.0, whole genome shotgun sequence genome encodes:
- the LOC119327645 gene encoding acetylajmalan esterase-like isoform X2: protein MYTIKEVVGEHKLLTHRSTSSSSPVEIRTHSSLRPTTVFCMASSTAFLLLVAALHVCCCHAQGGDDGAVSAIYSLGDSITDTGNLVKQAPPGAFETIKHLPYGVTFGHPTGRCSDGLLMIDFLAQDMGLPFLNPYLAKNMSFDHGANFAVAGATAMDPADQFNGRFSMPFTANSLKLQLRWFKDFMKSTFNTDEEIRKRLQSSLVLVGEIGGNDYNFALFWNRNVSEEVLDMGAGRVIVPGNFPIGCLPSYLTAMASPEQSAYDSAGCLKDLNLFAAKHNAQLQRAVAGLRASYPDAAIAYADYFNSFLSLLKGAPALGFDEDSTHKACCGAGGKYNYDERRACGVEGAAVCADPSAYVSWDGIHMTQAAYKAMSRLIYHGRYLQPQILSFPEKNGQT, encoded by the exons ATGTACACTATAAAAGAGGTTGTTGGCGAGCACAAACTCCTCACCCATCGTTCGACCAGCTCATCGAGTCCTGTCGAGATACGCACTCACAGCTCTCTCCGACCCACCACTGTTTTCTGCATGGCTTCCTCAACggctttcctcctcctcgtcgctgctTTGCACGTGTGTTGCTGCCACGCGCAAGGCGGCGACGACGGCGCCGTGTCAGCCATCTACAGCCTCGGCGATTCCATCACGGACACGGGGAACCTGGTCAAGCAGGCGCCGCCCGGCGCCTTCGAGACCATCAAGCACCTCCCCTACGGCGTCACCTTCGGCCACCCCACCGGCCGATGCTCCGACGGACTCCTCATGATCGACTTCCTCG CTCAGGACATGGGCCTCCCGTTCCTCAACCCGTACCTGGCCAAGAACATGAGCTTCGACCATGGAGCCAACTTCGCCGTCGCTGGAGCCACCGCCATGGACCCCGCCGACCAGTTCAACGGGAGATTCTCCATGCCTTTCACCGCAAATTCCCTCAAGCTGCAGCTCAGGTGGTTCAAGGACTTCATGAAGTCCACCTTCAACACCGACGAAG AAATTCGCAAAAGGCTCCAATCATCTCTGGTTTTGGTCGGGGAGATCGGAGGAAACGACTACAACTTCGCCTTGTTCTGGAATAGGAATGTCAGCGAG GAAGTGCTGGACATGGGCGCTGGCAGAGTCATCGTCCCGGGCAACTTCCCCATCGGCTGCCTCCCGAGCTACCTCACCGCGATGGCCTCGCCGGAGCAGTCGGCCTACGACTCCGCAGGCTGCCTCAAGGACCTCAACCTCTTCGCTGCCAAGCACAACGCGCAGCTACAGCGAGCCGTGGCCGGTCTCCGGGCGTCGTACCCCGACGCGGCCATCGCCTACGCTGACTACTTCAACTCCTTCCTCAGCCTCCTCAAGGGCGCCCCGGCGCTCG GTTTCGACGAGGATAGCACACACAAGGCGTGCTGTGGCGCCGGCGGCAAGTACAACTATGACGAGAGGCGGGCGTGCGGCGTGGAGGGGGCCGCGGTGTGTGCGGACCCATCGGCGTACGTGAGCTGGGACGGCATCCACATGACCCAGGCGGCGTACAAGGCCATGTCCAGGCTCATCTATCATGGGAGGTACCTTCAGCCGCAGATACTCAGCTTCCCGGAGAAGAATGGGCAGACATGA
- the LOC119327645 gene encoding acetylajmalan esterase-like isoform X1, with protein MYTIKEVVGEHKLLTHRSTSSSSPVEIRTHSSLRPTTVFCMASSTAFLLLVAALHVCCCHAQGGDDGAVSAIYSLGDSITDTGNLVKQAPPGAFETIKHLPYGVTFGHPTGRCSDGLLMIDFLAQDMGLPFLNPYLAKNMSFDHGANFAVAGATAMDPADQFNGRFSMPFTANSLKLQLRWFKDFMKSTFNTDEEIRKRLQSSLVLVGEIGGNDYNFALFWNRNVSEVEKLIPFVVQTIIDATKEVLDMGAGRVIVPGNFPIGCLPSYLTAMASPEQSAYDSAGCLKDLNLFAAKHNAQLQRAVAGLRASYPDAAIAYADYFNSFLSLLKGAPALGFDEDSTHKACCGAGGKYNYDERRACGVEGAAVCADPSAYVSWDGIHMTQAAYKAMSRLIYHGRYLQPQILSFPEKNGQT; from the exons ATGTACACTATAAAAGAGGTTGTTGGCGAGCACAAACTCCTCACCCATCGTTCGACCAGCTCATCGAGTCCTGTCGAGATACGCACTCACAGCTCTCTCCGACCCACCACTGTTTTCTGCATGGCTTCCTCAACggctttcctcctcctcgtcgctgctTTGCACGTGTGTTGCTGCCACGCGCAAGGCGGCGACGACGGCGCCGTGTCAGCCATCTACAGCCTCGGCGATTCCATCACGGACACGGGGAACCTGGTCAAGCAGGCGCCGCCCGGCGCCTTCGAGACCATCAAGCACCTCCCCTACGGCGTCACCTTCGGCCACCCCACCGGCCGATGCTCCGACGGACTCCTCATGATCGACTTCCTCG CTCAGGACATGGGCCTCCCGTTCCTCAACCCGTACCTGGCCAAGAACATGAGCTTCGACCATGGAGCCAACTTCGCCGTCGCTGGAGCCACCGCCATGGACCCCGCCGACCAGTTCAACGGGAGATTCTCCATGCCTTTCACCGCAAATTCCCTCAAGCTGCAGCTCAGGTGGTTCAAGGACTTCATGAAGTCCACCTTCAACACCGACGAAG AAATTCGCAAAAGGCTCCAATCATCTCTGGTTTTGGTCGGGGAGATCGGAGGAAACGACTACAACTTCGCCTTGTTCTGGAATAGGAATGTCAGCGAGGTGGAGAAACTCATCCCATTCGTCGTTCAGACCATCATCGACGCCACCAAA GAAGTGCTGGACATGGGCGCTGGCAGAGTCATCGTCCCGGGCAACTTCCCCATCGGCTGCCTCCCGAGCTACCTCACCGCGATGGCCTCGCCGGAGCAGTCGGCCTACGACTCCGCAGGCTGCCTCAAGGACCTCAACCTCTTCGCTGCCAAGCACAACGCGCAGCTACAGCGAGCCGTGGCCGGTCTCCGGGCGTCGTACCCCGACGCGGCCATCGCCTACGCTGACTACTTCAACTCCTTCCTCAGCCTCCTCAAGGGCGCCCCGGCGCTCG GTTTCGACGAGGATAGCACACACAAGGCGTGCTGTGGCGCCGGCGGCAAGTACAACTATGACGAGAGGCGGGCGTGCGGCGTGGAGGGGGCCGCGGTGTGTGCGGACCCATCGGCGTACGTGAGCTGGGACGGCATCCACATGACCCAGGCGGCGTACAAGGCCATGTCCAGGCTCATCTATCATGGGAGGTACCTTCAGCCGCAGATACTCAGCTTCCCGGAGAAGAATGGGCAGACATGA